The genomic interval TAAATGCACCCGTAGATTCTACTCCTATGATAAAATCATCACTATCTAAAGATAACTCAGCTAATCGTTTGAGTAGTTCTCTAAGACCTAAAATATCTGAATATATCCAAAACGGTTTAACAGCAAATTCATTAGTATCATCTAAGATACAAACATAAT from Sulfurimonas crateris carries:
- a CDS encoding IS110 family transposase; the protein is MYYVGIDVAKEKHYVCILDDTNEFAVKPFWIYSDILGLRELLKRLAELSLDSDDFIIGVESTGAF